CTCCTTGAGGAGGGGCTCGAGTATGGTTTTGAGTTGAAAGGTAATGTCAGCGTCCTCGGCTGCATAGTTGAATACTTGGTCGACTGGAATGTCGGCCATGGACTTTTGATCTTTCCCTTTTTCCCCTATCAGGGAGGTGATGGAGATTGGCTTGTATCCCAACATCGATTGAGCGAGGAAATCCATGTTGTGACGTTGGTCGGGATCTACCAGAGTGTGCACGATCATGGTATCAAACAACGGCCCTTGCACTTCGATGCCCTGTTGTCGCATGACGCTATAATCAAACTTCAGATTGTGGCCAATCTTCTTAATGTCCGGGTCTTTGAATACAGGGATAAGAGCATCGAGAAAGTCCTGCTTCAATTTAGAATCTTTTGGAACGGCCACATAGTAGCCGGTCTTTGCCTTATATGAAAAAGCGATACCGAGCAGGTCAGTTGTGTGGGCATCCAGGCCCGTAGTCTCTGTATCAAAGCAAAAGGTCTTTTGCTTTGCTAATTGTGTAGCGAGCGATTGAACAGCCTTCAGGCTATCAACCAGCTGGTAGTCGGGCTTTTCTGTTTCGAAGGTCTTTAAACTGATCTCTGCATCCTCGGGGGCGGTCGATTCTCCATCCCCATCCATCAGGAGATCCATTTGAGCCCCTTGCCCACGACCGGCGATAAAGTTGTCACCGAAGAGTCGTTTTCCCAGAGCATTAAACTCAAGCTCGACCAGGAGAGGTTTTAGTGTTTCTGCGTTCGGCTTTTGAATCAGCAGTTCTTCTTCGCTTACCTCGATCGGTGAGTCGGTCCAAATAGTGGCAAGCTTCCGTGATATACGGGCCTGTTCGGCGAAGTTTTCCAAGTTCTCTTTTTGTTTACCCTTTAATTGGTCGGTGTTGGCTAAAATCTGCTCAATGGATCCAAATTGCTGGAGTAATTTTGCACCGGTCTTTTGTCCAATACCAGGGACGCCAGGAATGTTGTCCGCGCTGTCTCCCCAAAGTCCCAGGAGGTCGATGACTTGTTCAGGTGAATCAAGTCCGTATTTTTCTTTCACTTCCTCAACGCCCATGATTTCGGCGTCGGAGCCCTGACGGCCTGGCTTATAAAGAAAAATGCCTGGCTCAACCAGCTGTGCGAAATCTTTGTCTGGAGTCACCATGTAGACGTCGAATCCCTCTTTCACATAGCGCTTGGCTATGGTGCCGATAAGGTCGTCTGCCTCATAGCCATCTTTTTTCAAGGCGGGAATGTTGAGTGCTGCGGTCATTTCATAGACCGATGGAATCGCTGCGCGCAGGTCCTCTGGCATCTCTTCTCGCTGGGCTTTATACGGAGGGTAATCGATATGCCGTTGCGTAGGTGCTGAAGTGTCGAATGCAACGGCTATGTGCGTTGGATTGCGATTTTTTATGAGATCGAGAACCGTGTTCACATATCCGAAAGCGGCGCTGGTGTTTACACCTTTGGAGTTTACGATCGGGTTGCGAATAAAAGCAAAGTGCGCTCGGTAAATGAGCGCCATGCCGTCGAGGAGATAGAGCGTTTTTTCGGAGGCCATGAATGAGTATTTTGGACAAGCCTAGCAGCGCCCATAGAGAGTTAAAGCGGAATCACTGTGTGGCCGCCTAATGTTACAAATTGGTTTCGGTATGCGTATTTAAGTTTACGGTCTGCAAACTGCTCTGATAAGGCATGAGCACAATGAAGGAGGAATTATACAGCGGGCTCGATGCCGAATTTTATGATGAGCTACTGGAAGGGGAGCTGGAAGACCTCCCATTTTGGAGAAAGCTGATGGAGGTGAATTCCGAGCCGGCCCTGGAGGTGGGTTGTGGTACCGGCCGGATCATGCTGCCTCTCATTCAAGAGGGTCATCCTATCGATGGCATGGACAGTTCGAAACGTATGGTGGATCTGCTTCTTAAGAAAGCGGATCAACTTAATCTGACTGTCGATGCTCGGGTTCAGGTGATGGAAGATCTGAATATGGGGAAATCCTATGACCTGGTATTCATTCCCGGATTCTCATTACAGATGGTCGAGTCTCGCGAGTTGCTAAAGCAGTCATTGAAGCAATTCCACAACCACCTGAATCCAGGTGGTAAGTTGGCAGTCTCTCTCTTTTTCCCATGGGAAGAGCTCGAAGAAGACGAACCCGGAGAGTGGCGATTGCGAAAGAAAATCAAGCGGCCGGATGGCACTCGACTGGTGTGCCACCAGTCCACGGTGATCAACTACGAGGACCAAAGCCTGGTGGTAGAGAATCGTTACACGCTTCTGGACAACGATCGAAATCAGCTCAGTGAAGAGCTGCGTGATATCCGTTTGCTCTGGTTTTATCCACATGAGTTTCATTTGCTGCTTGAAGAATGTGGCTTTGAACTGTTGGACACATACTCTGATTTTCAGGATGAGCCGATGGATGAGCAGACCCCTCATGCCGTTTTTCTCGCCCGGAATTCTTGAGATGAATGATAGAGCTTGAACAGATTTCTTTACGGTATGGTCCCAAAGTCATTTTTAATGAAATTGGAGTGGTCATCAATGCACGAGACCGAATCGGCTTAGTTGGATCCAATGGAGCAGGAAAAACGACTTTCATAAAAGCGCTGCTGGGCCTGGCTGAGGTAGATGAAGGTCGTATCGATAAAGCCAAGTTTGTGACTCTGGGCTATTTGCCGCAGGATGGAGTTTCGACTTCAGGCCAACCGTTGCTACAGGAAGTTGAAGAGGCCTTCGAATCCGTCATCGAGCTCCGACAACGGATTGATGAAGCCAACAGCAAGTTGGATAAGTTGTCTGCCGAGTCTGAGGAATACCACGAGCTGCTCGAGTTAATGGGTGCTTGGGAGCACGAGCTCGACATGCATGAAGCGCACAAAGTGAAAAGTAAGGTTGAGACGGTGCTGCTGGGATTGGGTTTTCAAATGTCCGATATGGAGCGATCGACCAATGAGTTTAGTGGTGGTTGGAAGATGCGCATCGCCTTGGCCAAACTCTTGCTCAAGCAGCCTTCATTACTCTTGTTGGATGAGCCGACCAACCACCTGGACATTGAATCGCTTCAATGGCTCGAGGGATATCTAAAATCCTACGAGGGTGCATTGCTGATTGTGTCTCACGACCGAGCCTTTCTCGATATTCTGTGCACCAAGGTTTTTGCGCTCTCAATGGGGCGGCTCGATGTCTACGCGGGCAACTACAGTTATTTTGAAGAAGAAAGTGCAGTGCGGTTGGACCTGTTGTCTAAAGCTCAGGCGAATCAACAACGTAAGCTGGAGAAGACGGAGCGTTTCATAGAACGCTTTCGATATAAGAATACCAAAGCTAAACAAGTCCAGAGTCGTATCAAGGCTTTGGAGAAAGTGGATCGCATTGAGCTGGAGTCCTCGGAAAAGGAAATCGATTTCTCCTTTCTACCTCCACCGCGCTCAGGCCAGAAGGTACTCGAAGTGCAGGGCGTTCACAAAAGCTACGATGATTTGAAGGTGTTAGCCGGAATTGATTTTAGCTTGGAGCGGGGCGACCGCATTGCCGTCGTGGGTGTGAATGGCGCAGGCAAGTCGACCTTGGCGCGTATCATTGCCGGAGAAGAGCCTTACCAGGAAGGTGAGGTAACAATTGGTCATAATGTGGTGCCTGCTTACTTTGCCCAGCATCAAGCTGATATATTGGATGTAGAAGACACTGCTCTCAGTGTGGTTGAACGAGCATCGCCTGTCGGGGAGGTGGGGCGTGCCCGCAGTATTTTGGGCTCATTTCTCTTTGAAGGAGATGATGTATTTAAAAAGGTCGGTGTATTGTCAGGCGGAGAACGCAATCGACTGGCGCTCGCCAAAATTCTGTTGGCTCGTTCGAATTTTCTCATTCTCGATGAGCCGACCAATCACTTGGATATGCGTTCCAAGGATCAACTTCAAAACGCGCTGCTGGATTATACGGGTTCTCTACTCATCGTTTCTCACGATCGAGATTTCTTGGAACCCTTGGTTACACGAGTGCTGGAAGTGAGCCAGAATTCGATCCGGTGGTATTACGGGAGTCTCTCGCACTATATTGCGAAAAAAGAAGAGGAAGCCCTAGAGGCTCAGGCGGTAGCAGCCCCCAAAGAGGTATCGAACAGCTCTAATATGAGTTCAAAGGAACGGCGGCAGCATAACGCCCGAGTCCGCGAACAGTTGAAGCCCTTAAAAAAGAAGCTGACCACCTGCGAGGAGCGCATTGCCAAATACGAAGCCCGGTTCGCGGAATGGGAGGACAAAATGAAGGATCCTGAGTTTTTCAAGCAAGGCGAACAAACGCAGGTGGGTATGCAGGAGTATGACTCCATCAAACGCAAGGTGGACCGATTATACGAAGAGTGGGAGGAAGCGACCCAAGCCTACACTGACTTAGAGGCAGAATTGAAAAATTCCTAGGAAAACCAGGGTGTTCCGAGATTTCGGCCATTCCGCTTCATTTTGCTAAAATAAGCCAGTGTGAAACCTGCTTGTATTTCTGCGGTCAATCCCCATTCTATGCCTTTTCACAAAATTTCAGGCTATGAAACTATCTAAATTATTATCTCTATTTGCTCTATTCGCATCACTTACTCTTGGGGCTCAAGCCCAGCAAAAAGTTGGTTATGTCAACACCGAGGCAGTCATTGCGCTGCTTCCCGTTACCAAGAAAGCCAATGAAGAGTTGGCAGAGATGCAGACCAAGTTCTTGGCTCAAGGCCAGAGCATCCAAGAAGAAATGAAGGCCAAATACGATGATTTGTTGGCTAAGAATGAAGCCGGTCAGCTTTCTGACAACTTACGCCAGCTAGGTCAGCAGGAAATGGGTCAACTTCAGCAAGACCTCGCAGATTACAATCAACAGTCTCAGGATGCCTTGGTGAAACGCCGTTCAGTCCTGTTCAAGCCCATCCTGAAACAGGTCAATGAAACCATTCAGGAAGTCTCCAAGTCTCAGAATTATAGTCTGGTCTTTGATGTTCAAGAAGCCGGTGTTGTTTATGGCGACGTTGATATCAATCTTACCAAGGCTGTTCTCCTTGCATTGGGTGTGGACCAAGCCACGATTGATGCGGCTTCTGGTGGGCAACAGTAGTTTCTCTACTTTATCACTTTCCATACAGGCTGAGAGCGTTCGCGCTCTCGGCCTGTATTGTTTATAGCTGCTATCTCGTTTCAAATATTTTTATGAACCAGCCAGATTTGGTAGTCTTTGATCTGGATTTCACCCTGTGGGATGGTGGCGGTACATGGTGCGATTGCTTGACTCCGCCGTTTTCAGGAGAGGCTGAAGGCGTCTATGATGCCCACGGTCGGCATGTTCAGCTTTACAAAGACGTGCTCCTTATTCTCGACACATTGGATGCCATGCACATTCCCATGGCACTTGCTTCACGGACGCAGAGACCTGATTGGGCAAGGCAGCTATTAGGCCGTCTGGGAATTCGCGGTCGTTTTCAATTTGAGGAAATCTTTCCGGGATCGAAAGTGACTCATCTGAATAAGCTCTGCAACTCGAGCGGTGTTAGTCTCGACGAGATATTGTTCTTTGATGATGAAATGAGGAATCTACATGACCTGCAGCCTCTTGGGATTCAGTGCATCTTTGTTCCTGATGGATTGAACCATAGCCTTTTCAAGCAAGGCCTGGAGTTGTTTAGAAGCTAGACGATCGCCAAAGCTCTTACCGGACTACCATCTCCATCTTTGAGTTTCAGGGGCAGGGCAATGAATTCAACCTGATCTTGCTTGATGAGGTGGAGGTTTTTCAGGCTCTCAACAATAGTGATGTTTGCTCCGAGCAGTATTTGGTGAATTTCAGTTACCTCCAACAAGTCGTTGACGTCAGCTACTGAGGGAGGCTCAACGCCTATTAAGCTGACGCCTTTTTCTACAAACCATTCAGCCAATTCCTTGCTGATTCTAGGCAATCCATCTCTGAATTCGTCGGAGCCAAAAGTTCGCTCCCAGCCTGTTTTTAAAAGGATGCGATCCCCTTTCTGAATCTTTTCAGCATAGGCTCCCAAATCTTCTACCGTGTGAAGCTGACGAGCTTCCACCATGCCGAGGTCGATGACCCAGGCCAATCCAATGCAAACCTCCAAGGGGGTATTGTCGATCGTGTTGCCCTCATTGAAGAAATGCTTGGGCGCATCCATGTGAGTATTCGAATGGGAATACAGGTGCCAGGTGCGAGCATTCCATCCATCTCGATCGACCAAGTGGCTATCCTCAAATTCGATGCCGCGATCTCCAGGGGTTACAGAATGGGTAAGGTCAATTATGGTCGCCATGGCTAAAGTGTAATGAGTTTTGAATACGCCTAGATGATCGCGGGCCAATTGCCTGGCTGCTCGTGCGTCACCTGCTTCAATAGCTTCAAATAGATCTTTGTTTTTTTTTAAGATGAGCCGTCGTTGTTCCTCCGCGTTGGCATGCAATTTCATTACAGATTCCAGTTGATCACGGATCACGGCGTGCATTTGGTTGAAAAAACGATTCCTAGCGGCATCGGCAATTCGTTCATGGAATTCGAGGTCAAGTGAACCAAATGTGTCTTCCTCATTGAGAGCCAATTCCGCTGCATGTAAATTTGAGCGTAAGCCTTCCAGGTCTTTTTCGGTGTGTCTTTGTGCAGCCAAGCCGGCGATCTCAGTTTCCAACACAACTCTGGCTTCATCAAGGTCACCCCTGGATTGGGTGTCGCTTTTGGCCTGCATGGGAAGGAACACATTCTTCAGAGAGTCCATGTTCACTTGTTGGGAAACCCTTGTCGTTTTACCATGGTGAGTGTCGATGGCTCCAATCGCATTGAGTCGGGCTAGACCTTCGCGAAGGCTGAAGCGGCTGACGCCCAGTTTTTTCTGGAGAGTTCGCTCGCTGGGTAGAGGGTCACCGGGCTTAAGTTCACCACTTTTGATTTTTTCTCTAAAGTAATGGAAGATCACTTCCGAGGCAGAGACTTTGGATTCTTCAGGCATAGTTATTACAGGGTTACCGCTTGTCCCGTGGAGGCTGATTCATAACAGGCCTCTACAAGTCTTAGCGTTTTCAAATAATCTTCAGCTTCGGAATCGAAAGGCTGATTGGCTAAAAGTTGATCTACAAAATGTCTTTGCAGGTGATAACAACAGTCACCAGCAAAGTTGAGTCGCGGATGCTCGTACTCAATTTCATGCGGATCTTTACCCAGAGGCTTGAATAGGAGATTCCCATTCAAGTCCATCTGAAGGTGCCCATTGGATCCATCAAGGCGAAGCGTGCCGAATGTGAAGCGAGAATCATTGGTAAGAGCTTCATTGTATCGATTTGCATCGAGGGTGGCGGTTGCTCCATTTTGAAAGTTACAAATGATAAGGCCAGAGTCCTCACCGGCAATGACCGGGTTGCGTTTGTCCAGCTTTGCATAGATCGACTCTATTTCGCCTCCTAGATAGCGGTAAGTATCGAGCCAGTGAACTGCGGTTTCAAACACCAGTAGTTTGGGGTAGTCGCGAAAGTAGGGTTGGCGGTCGAGGTAAGCGTCTTCACCCCAGCCATCTCCCATTCGGGCAAGGAAGTAAATGCTGAAGAGGTCTCCCACAGTACAATCCTCTAGGAGCTCTTTGATCTTTCGATACCAAGGCTGCCATCTGAAATTTTCGTGCACCATAAATCGGGCCTCAGTCGATGAAGCGATCCGTGCGATGGCCACACTCTCTTCAAAGGTAGGGGCCAAAGGCTTTTGGCAGATCATGTGGATATTTCGCTCTGCCAGGTATTCGCATATCTCAAGGTGCGTTTCAGGAGGCGTAATAATATCCACGAAATCCGGTTTTTCCTGATCGATCATCTCCTTCCAGTCGCTGTATGCGTTGGGAATCTGGTAGGCAGCACATTTTTCTTCCGCACGAGAGACGGTTCGGTTGCTAGCGGCTACGATCTTTACCTCAGGAATTCGAGTCCATGCTTCGTACTGGAATTGGGAAAAGTATCCTGCGCCAATAATGGCTCCGGTCAGTGGGGTGCTAGGAAAAGGTGACATCTGGTATCTATCTTAGAACCTGGGAATCTTCGACTGGTCAGACCAGTGTGTCAACCGCTATAATTTTATGACCTGTTTCACTTAGGCTGTCCATCCGATTGTCGTTTGGGGGGCCATATTGGGGGGCAGGATCTGGCTCCATTGTTTCATGAAAATCACTGAATTCAGCCTATTTTCGATAAATCTAAGTTTTTTTTGAAAAATTTTGAACGAATCCATGAACGGCCCGTCTATGTAATCAAAACAAGTTCATAGTTCAGTCTCGTTTGTAGTTTGTTGTTGCGGCGTCCGGAGAAGTCCGGGCGCCGTTTCTTTTTGCCGAATTAGTCCGCCCGCAGTGGGTCGGGGGCCCTTGGGAGGACCCCTGAACCTTTTAGAGGTGGTTGTTTTTCGACTCAGTCCTCCGATAGGAGGAATTAGAACAAATTGGAGTTGAACTTGTAGGCTCAAGCCTATCCTCTATTTAAAACTGGTAAGAGCAGTGCCCCGGATCGATCTACTCTTCCATTCTTTCTTGTATGAAGCATTTTCGTATAGCATTACTTCCTGGCGATGGTATCGGCGCCGAAATTACCGATGAGGCTGTCAAGGTCCTGGAAAAAGTAGCGGAGCTTTCCTGCTTTTCCTTCACTGGA
This genomic stretch from Opitutia bacterium ISCC 52 harbors:
- the polA gene encoding DNA polymerase I yields the protein MASEKTLYLLDGMALIYRAHFAFIRNPIVNSKGVNTSAAFGYVNTVLDLIKNRNPTHIAVAFDTSAPTQRHIDYPPYKAQREEMPEDLRAAIPSVYEMTAALNIPALKKDGYEADDLIGTIAKRYVKEGFDVYMVTPDKDFAQLVEPGIFLYKPGRQGSDAEIMGVEEVKEKYGLDSPEQVIDLLGLWGDSADNIPGVPGIGQKTGAKLLQQFGSIEQILANTDQLKGKQKENLENFAEQARISRKLATIWTDSPIEVSEEELLIQKPNAETLKPLLVELEFNALGKRLFGDNFIAGRGQGAQMDLLMDGDGESTAPEDAEISLKTFETEKPDYQLVDSLKAVQSLATQLAKQKTFCFDTETTGLDAHTTDLLGIAFSYKAKTGYYVAVPKDSKLKQDFLDALIPVFKDPDIKKIGHNLKFDYSVMRQQGIEVQGPLFDTMIVHTLVDPDQRHNMDFLAQSMLGYKPISITSLIGEKGKDQKSMADIPVDQVFNYAAEDADITFQLKTILEPLLKESKQERVYYEVEAPIISVLAKMEATGVRIDPDTLRKFSGELEIEINALSDRIHELAGTDFNLNSPKQLGQILFDVLKLDPKAKKTKTGQYATNEQVLTRLAPKHEIVQCILDHRGANKLKNTYVDTLPEFIAESTGRIHTTYNQTITATGRLNSTNPNLQNIPIRTDKGRRIREAFIAGGKDYTLLAADYSQIELRICAALSKEEAMMEAFIEGKDIHTATAARVYGTEFEDVTADMRRTAKMVNFGIIYGISAHGLAQRLGIPRGESAEIIAEYFNQYPKIKELMESTIVTAREKGYVETLLGRRRPLRNINSANGTVRAGAERVAVNTPIQGTAADMIKIAMYKVQDLLEKEKTQTRMLLQIHDELVFDLHNDEADTLPQKIAECMEGALPLEIPIVVELGTGSNWLEAH
- a CDS encoding class I SAM-dependent methyltransferase, with translation MSTMKEELYSGLDAEFYDELLEGELEDLPFWRKLMEVNSEPALEVGCGTGRIMLPLIQEGHPIDGMDSSKRMVDLLLKKADQLNLTVDARVQVMEDLNMGKSYDLVFIPGFSLQMVESRELLKQSLKQFHNHLNPGGKLAVSLFFPWEELEEDEPGEWRLRKKIKRPDGTRLVCHQSTVINYEDQSLVVENRYTLLDNDRNQLSEELRDIRLLWFYPHEFHLLLEECGFELLDTYSDFQDEPMDEQTPHAVFLARNS
- a CDS encoding ABC-F family ATP-binding cassette domain-containing protein → MIELEQISLRYGPKVIFNEIGVVINARDRIGLVGSNGAGKTTFIKALLGLAEVDEGRIDKAKFVTLGYLPQDGVSTSGQPLLQEVEEAFESVIELRQRIDEANSKLDKLSAESEEYHELLELMGAWEHELDMHEAHKVKSKVETVLLGLGFQMSDMERSTNEFSGGWKMRIALAKLLLKQPSLLLLDEPTNHLDIESLQWLEGYLKSYEGALLIVSHDRAFLDILCTKVFALSMGRLDVYAGNYSYFEEESAVRLDLLSKAQANQQRKLEKTERFIERFRYKNTKAKQVQSRIKALEKVDRIELESSEKEIDFSFLPPPRSGQKVLEVQGVHKSYDDLKVLAGIDFSLERGDRIAVVGVNGAGKSTLARIIAGEEPYQEGEVTIGHNVVPAYFAQHQADILDVEDTALSVVERASPVGEVGRARSILGSFLFEGDDVFKKVGVLSGGERNRLALAKILLARSNFLILDEPTNHLDMRSKDQLQNALLDYTGSLLIVSHDRDFLEPLVTRVLEVSQNSIRWYYGSLSHYIAKKEEEALEAQAVAAPKEVSNSSNMSSKERRQHNARVREQLKPLKKKLTTCEERIAKYEARFAEWEDKMKDPEFFKQGEQTQVGMQEYDSIKRKVDRLYEEWEEATQAYTDLEAELKNS
- a CDS encoding OmpH family outer membrane protein — translated: MKLSKLLSLFALFASLTLGAQAQQKVGYVNTEAVIALLPVTKKANEELAEMQTKFLAQGQSIQEEMKAKYDDLLAKNEAGQLSDNLRQLGQQEMGQLQQDLADYNQQSQDALVKRRSVLFKPILKQVNETIQEVSKSQNYSLVFDVQEAGVVYGDVDINLTKAVLLALGVDQATIDAASGGQQ
- a CDS encoding magnesium-dependent phosphatase-1, translated to MNQPDLVVFDLDFTLWDGGGTWCDCLTPPFSGEAEGVYDAHGRHVQLYKDVLLILDTLDAMHIPMALASRTQRPDWARQLLGRLGIRGRFQFEEIFPGSKVTHLNKLCNSSGVSLDEILFFDDEMRNLHDLQPLGIQCIFVPDGLNHSLFKQGLELFRS
- a CDS encoding cyclase family protein, which gives rise to MPEESKVSASEVIFHYFREKIKSGELKPGDPLPSERTLQKKLGVSRFSLREGLARLNAIGAIDTHHGKTTRVSQQVNMDSLKNVFLPMQAKSDTQSRGDLDEARVVLETEIAGLAAQRHTEKDLEGLRSNLHAAELALNEEDTFGSLDLEFHERIADAARNRFFNQMHAVIRDQLESVMKLHANAEEQRRLILKKNKDLFEAIEAGDARAARQLARDHLGVFKTHYTLAMATIIDLTHSVTPGDRGIEFEDSHLVDRDGWNARTWHLYSHSNTHMDAPKHFFNEGNTIDNTPLEVCIGLAWVIDLGMVEARQLHTVEDLGAYAEKIQKGDRILLKTGWERTFGSDEFRDGLPRISKELAEWFVEKGVSLIGVEPPSVADVNDLLEVTEIHQILLGANITIVESLKNLHLIKQDQVEFIALPLKLKDGDGSPVRALAIV
- a CDS encoding Gfo/Idh/MocA family oxidoreductase, with product MSPFPSTPLTGAIIGAGYFSQFQYEAWTRIPEVKIVAASNRTVSRAEEKCAAYQIPNAYSDWKEMIDQEKPDFVDIITPPETHLEICEYLAERNIHMICQKPLAPTFEESVAIARIASSTEARFMVHENFRWQPWYRKIKELLEDCTVGDLFSIYFLARMGDGWGEDAYLDRQPYFRDYPKLLVFETAVHWLDTYRYLGGEIESIYAKLDKRNPVIAGEDSGLIICNFQNGATATLDANRYNEALTNDSRFTFGTLRLDGSNGHLQMDLNGNLLFKPLGKDPHEIEYEHPRLNFAGDCCYHLQRHFVDQLLANQPFDSEAEDYLKTLRLVEACYESASTGQAVTL